ccgttttcgttcctttcatcaatctAGGAACCAAAAGTCTTCTCTTTCACTCTGAAACAGGACTCTTCCAGATTTTCCTGGAAGCCACATTTTAAATTGGATCAAGTCTAAACTGTGTAGAAACCTACCTCCACTACTTTGGTGTGTGGCCCctgatccagtagggggcagataACATCTTTTTCATGAATTTTGGTTtgaatccattcaagatccatggtttctgaatatagtttcccatgggtacagaatttgtttcaaatcTAGGCCTCCCATGTGAAAGAGCCTTTTTTGAGTTAATTTAAATGTGAATCTAAGGGATTAATAGTCTCTGTTCCAAGGTTGAAACAAAgccaggggttttattccaacctcttcTTTGTTCCCAAGAACGAGGGGACTTACAGTCCAGTTCTCGACTTGCTgaccatttttttaatttaatactaaTCAAATGTTTTAGGGTTCTTTATttaaagatggagacaattcagACTATTCTGTCTCTTGTTCTTTAGTTTATGTCTGCAACAGATTTGATGAATGCTTTTGCTCTTATCTCTATCcatagagatcatcatcaatttgttgctcttctgtttggtctggctactgctctaaATTGTTTAAAAAGTTCTGGGAATGGTCTTGTCTGTAATAAGAGCTCAGGATATTTTGGTGGTTCTTTacctggatggtatcttggtacaggctccgtTTAGTGGTATTTCATACCATCACACTCTTGTTATTCCTTCAAGAGCATGGTTGGAGAATCCGTTTTCCAGAGTTCTCTTCTCTTACCAGGATTAGATTCCTAGGTGTCATTATAAACTCAGTATCTCTGAGACTATTTTAGACCGACCAAAGGGATATAGAACACAGTGAGAGAAACTTCTAATTTTCAGTTATTTTTCTCTTTTGTAACTCTTTGCATGGAGGTATTAGATCTGATGATAGCAGCATCAGTTGCTATTACATCTGATCGGTTTCACATGAGGCCTTTTTAAGCTGTGTCAGTGATGCAGGGATCATAATCCATTTTCTCAGAAAATCCTTCTGAATTTCTGAGCAAGATAATTCCTGATGTTTTGGTTGTTGAATCATCAGTGCATTTTTCTAGGGGCATTCTTCTCCAAACTGGACTTTAATCTTCACAAACGCAAATCttttgggttggggtgcagtctggtggTCTCAGGGAGAGCATGTAGTTTGGTTTCTTCGGGAGGTGGGGTACCTAATAAATGTACTGGAACTCAGTGCAATCTTCAGAGCTGGCTTTTGTTAGAGAAATTTTCGCGTTTCCAATCAGACAGTATTACTTACTTCTCTCATCATGAAGGAACTAGAATTTGGCAATGAGGGAGTTATTCTGGGCAGAGACTcttaaatttctgcagttcatattccaggagtgagcatTTTGTGAAGCAGACTTATTTTATCCAGGAGTCTCTTCATTTGGAAGTTTTCTATCAGATTGTGGATCGATGGggtctaccagaaatagatctgatggtttctcgatTAAAAAAATAAGCTTGGACGATATTTTGAGAGGTTCAGGGATTCTCAAGGGGTAGTTTGtttgctctagtagctccttggttatCTTGCCTGGCTTACATCTTTGCGTCTCTTGTTTTGTTACCAAgagtgatagccaggatcaatcggCAAGTAGCTTTagtaattgctccagcttggccttgcagaacttggtttgcgggtCTGCTGCAGATATCCATTTGTTCtccatggcctcttcctctgcacCACGAGCTTCTGTCTTAAAGGcagttttttccatcaggttctaaAATCTTTCAACTTGATGGCTTGGCGGTTTAATGCTTagtttttagacaggttttttttttcctgattctgttattgagacaTTAATGCAGGCCCATAATACTGTGGCAAGTAAGGTTTTTCATAGGGTCTGGAAGACCTCTATTACTTGGTGTGTGAAGTATGGTTttagctggcattcttttagatttccttAAATTTTTTCTtctggatagtttggataagggcttgtatatgtgtgtgtgtgtgtatgtatgtgtatatatgtgtgtgtatatatatatatatatatatatatatatatatatatatatatatatatatatatatatatatatatatatatatatatatatatatatatatatatatatatatatatatatatatatatatattaatgtgtatatatatatatatattaatgtgtatatatatatatatgtgtatatatatatatgtgtatatatatatatatgtgtatatatatatatatgtgtatatatatatatatgtgtatatatatatatatgtgtatatatatatatatgtgtatatatatatatatgtgtatatatatatatatatatgtgtatatatatatatatatatgtgtatatatatatatatatgtgtgtatatatatatatgtgtatatatatatatatatatgtgtatatatatatatatatgtgtatatatatatatatatgtgtgtatatatatatatatgtgtgtatatatatatatatgtgtgtatatatatatatgtgtatatatatatatatgtgtatatatatatatatatgtgtatatatatatatatatatatatatgtgtatatatatatatatatatatatatatatatgtgtgtatatatatatatatatatgtgtgtgtgtatatatatgtatatatatatatatatatatgtgtatatatatgtatatatatatatatgtatatgtgtatatatatatatatatatatatatatatatatatatatatatatatatgtatatatgtatatatgtatatatgtatatatatatatgtatatatatatatatatgtatatatgtatatatatgtatatatgtatatgtatatatatgtatatatatgtatgtatatatgtatatatatatatatatatgtatatatatatgtatatatatatatgtatatatatatatgtatatatatatatatatatatatatatatgtatatatatatatatatatatatatatgtatatatatatatatatatatatatatgtatatatatatatgtgtgtgtgtgtgtatatatatatatatatatatatatatatatatatatatatatgtatgtatatatatatatatatatatatatatatatatatatatatatgtgtgtgtatatatatatatatatatgtgtgtgtgtatatatatatatatatatatatgtgtgtatatatatatatgtgtgtatatatatatatatatatatatatgtgtgtgtatatgtatatatatgtgtatatgtatatatatgtgtgtatgtatgtgtgtgtatatatatgtatgtgtgtatatgtgtgtgtatatatatatatatatatatatatatatatatatatatatatatatatatatatatatatatatataaatttcactGGGGGGGGCTGTGGACCTACGGATGGCTAGTGGGGTATGTTTCTACAAATGCACTTTAATCTTTATATTACTCTTTGAACTGCTATTAAAATATATATGCGCTATTCAGTGCTTATTGTATCAGTTAATTTCTGCCTATCCTTAGGATGAGTAAAACATTATATTAATTTCTTATTCTTCCACATTGCAATTTTGTAATCTGTTTTTACTTTTCCCCCATAACAGGTAATAATTGAAGTAACAGAGATGCTGCACAATGCCAGTTTACTTATTGATGACATAGAGGACAACTCCAAACTAAGAAGAGGATTTCCAGTGGCCCATAGCATATATGGCATTCCCTCTGTAATAAATTCTGCAAATTATGTTTATTTTCTTGGTTTGGAGAAAGTTTTAACTCTTAATCATCCAAATGCTGTTAATGTTTTCACGCAACAATTACTTGAACTTCACAGAGGTCAAGGACTGGATATTTATTGGCGAGATACTTACACATGTCCCACAGAGGCTGAATATAAATCTATGGTACTCCAGAAGACTGGAGGACTGTTTGGATTAGCTGTGGGCCTTATGCATTTGTTCTCTACCTATGATAAAGACTTAAAGCCGCTACTGAACACCCTTGGTCTCTTTTTCCAAATAAGAGATGATTATGCAAACTTAAACTCCAAAGAATATAGTGAGAACAAAAGTTTTTGTGAAGACCTAACTGAAGGAAAGTTTTCGTTTCCTACCATACATGCTATCTGGTCAAGACCAGAAAGTACTCAAGTCCAAAATATTTTACGACAGAGGACAGAGAATGTTGATATTAAGAAATACTGTGTTCATTATCTTGAAAATGTTGGCTCTTTTGAATATACTAGACAAACACTGAGAGAACTAGAAGATGAGGCCTATAAACAGATTGAATCTTTAGGTGGTAATCCAGAGTTGGTTTCACTTATCGAACAACTCAGCAAAATGTATAAATTGgagtaataaatgttaagtttttaatCTTTCTAcaacaaagtgtttactgttttaAATAAAGATGATCTTCTGTTGTTACTAAAGCAGTATGGTTGgtaattgtgtatttttttttatttaagaaacgTTCCAACTCACAATTATTAATGGCCACTATGAATAAGCCCCTACCACTGTTGTTagagtatagttaaagggacagtctacaccagaatatttgttttaaaagataggtaatccctttattacccattctctagttttgcacaaccaacccagttatattaatacactttttacctctgtgattatattgtatctaagcctctgcaaactgcccccttatttcatttcttttgacagacttgcattgtagccaatcagtgctggctcataggaactacacatgcataagcacagtgttatctatatgaaacacatgaactaacaccctctagtggtgaaaaactgtcaaaatgccctgagctaagaggcggccttcaagggcttatgaattggcatatgaacctcctagatttagctttcaactaagaataccaagagaacaaagcaaaattggtgataaattggaaaattattaaaaataacattccctatctgaataatgaaagtttgttttggactagactgtccctttaaataccctatTGGAAGGAGGGTACACCGACGGGGTCGGAAATTAAGAATAGGATTCAACATACTTACAACATGTATGAATGTGCGGCATGGTCGCCGGGCACAAAAGATATAAACGACGAGATATGGTTTTATTGGAATTTTAGAAATGGCTTTAATTATTCCAATTAGAATACTAAATAGAGATTAATAAGAAAGCAACTTGAGATCTGTTGAGTATTATATGAGTATAACATAGATAAACCATTCTCCGGCATCCAGACACTTGATTTGTTTAATTAAGTTGGGTTAAGTTATTTATTAAAGGTTTGTACAACTTATTCTAATTCTTGTGGTGCAACAATAGAAATCGCTCACCCACAAACGGACTGATTGGGATTTGATACCATAAAAGAGTGGAGCGAGGAAAATGGAACATAGAAAGTTGATTGACATATACAGCTGATTCTGGCAGAAACTTGGGAGAGAGAAGTGGTGGCCCTGGGGCCGCATTGTTTAATATAAGGAGAGGCCAGACGAACGAGACATTAAGGCGTTATGTATGTTATGATTCCTGTTGCTATTTAATGCTTGAAATGCTTTGTTGCACAAACAAaagattttcaataaaaaatgatttaaacataaatacacttaaaacagCACACCTTTGATTGTAGGGTATACTAATCCAGTCTCCTTCACTTACCTAAGAATTCAATGTGTTATAACAGAAgcacttgttgttttttttgtggggggttttctgAGCTTGGACTTCCTCTTGAGAATAATTGAATTTGCATTAGATCGACCTTAAACAACAACGTAATCTCTTCATCATAAAGGATCCCAATGAACCATTCTTTTTGCATATAATTAAATGACACATACAATATAATGCAAATTATAAAATCCACAACTTAGAGCAAAGTAGTCTTGCACATTTCTGTTGTTTCTCTGTATAGACATAATGCAATAGTGCTCTGAGCAAATTATAGATCATTCCTCGTCTAAAAATATATTGGTACAACTGTGTGATGCTTGGTACAACTCTATGATACTTGGAACATCCCTTTTCAAGAGCACAAATATACAAATTTCTGTATGGTATTTGAGTAAATAAATATAAGAACAATTATATAGGGATGCACTTGTAGGTAATACTCTAACAAAGTACTGAACCCTCAATAATCCTAATAATTCATTTGAATCCATAAATTGTCTAAATTTGCGACCAGACTAGTTTGAAAACACAACTTTTCaatgaatatcaacattttttgaaTACATAATAATTTAATTGATCCTTAGTATCAATCCTTAATTATTAAGTATAAAGATATATAACTTAAACAATGATCAACTGTTCAGAATTAGTCACTGCCAAAAATTTGACATTGCCCATTATGTTGAAGCCTAATTGTTTCCTTGTTCTTAAAGGAAAGATCCAAAACACCTACTGTTTAAAATCTTCTACattctgggcaagattacaagtggatagctatagtttgcgtgcaagcgatattgggttttcacattcgtttgcacacaagttaaattgtgcttatattacaagttgaaagtaaacacaatcgcttttttgtaattgaagttaacgctcgtcgggttagcgcgtcctcagagctgtagttaaagggacactgaccccaaaaaaattattttgtgattcagatagagcatgaaattttaagcaactttctaatttactccctattatcaaattttcttaatactcttggtatctttatttgaaatgcaagaatgtaagtttagatgccgacccatttttggtgaacaaccttggttgttcttgctgattgatggataaattcatccattaataaaaatgtgttgtccagctaagatgccttctttttcaaagaaagataccaagagaacgaagaaaatttgataataggagtacattagaaagttgcttaaaattgcatgctctatctgaatcacaaaagaaaaaaattgggttcagtgtcccttgaactgttttgcgaaacaaaaagtgtcacaaaacacataaaaaatagtcataataacactatctaataaaaattaccaaaatatattgcacaaaaaaaaaagttataagggcttaaagatatgagctcctatatgttagagaaaaaaaaggcaggcaaaggactttaacttagacatacatgcatatacatgtctaaagatgtatatgtatgtgtgtgtgtatatatatatatatatatatatatatatatatatatatatatatatatatatatatatatatataattagtgtatgtgtgtatatatgtatttacagacatataaatatatatatatatatatatgtgtgtgtgtgtgtgtgcgcattggaacatattctgctatttgaagaacctttgaatgtgaaatagtcatatttctttcatgtaattggcaaaagtccatgagctagtgacgtatgggatatacattcctaccaggaggggcaaagtttcccaaacctcaaaatgcctataaatacacccctcaccacacccacaattcagttttacaaactttgcctcccatggagatggtgaagtaagtttgtgctagatttctacgttgatatgcgcttcacagcaggctgaagcccggttttcctctcagagtgcagtgaatgtcagagggatgtgaagagagtattgcctatttgaataccatggtcttcctctaggggatctatttcataagttctctgttatcggtcgtagagatttcttctcctacctcccttttcagatcgacgatatactcttatataccattacctctactgataatcgTTTCAtaatggtttggctatctactatatgtagatgagtgtcttagggtaagtaagtcttatttctattcatgacactctaagctatggttgggcactttatatgtaaagttctaaatatatgtgttaaacttatatttgccatgattcaggataatcagtattccttctttcagactgtcagtttcatttttttgggaaaatacatatgaatttatatttttcttaccttaaaattttcaattgacttttctttctaaattgtgggctgttaggctcgcgggtgcagaaaatgcttcaatttattaagtcatttttggcgcgagatttttttggcgcaaaaatttcgtcatttccggcgtcatagttgatgccggaagttttcacgtggttgcatcattattgacgtatgtgtgttgcggacttTTTtgtcgctaaaaaatatgggcatcattcttggcgccaaaaattgtgGGCgtaatacttggcgccagtttttttcactttcagtctcactttttagttgcttctggtttctagaggcttgttccgtttgcatttttttcccattcctgaaactgtcatttaaggaatttgataattttgcttatatgttgtttttctattacatattgcaagatattccaaaaactgttcctgtatcagaaaatactgttggattcctgatgactgatatcagtcctaccaaagctaagttcatttattttaatgttatgaattttatctttagctatggtttgtaataagttatcatgataaacttttacatgcagagtccattagtatttatgcattatctattgctattctttttacatctaatgtacaagatatacctaggaatctatgagaatgtttttctgattctatcctaaaggctttgtctgacatcccaccttctaataaaatttataggtcttttttaaacttttcatttagttgatgaatttttaaatgaccgacaacatactgaattattcttctctgatgatgttttttctcatttagaatatacttcatcagatatttgacactaacaaatctacttttttatttttaaatagagtacattcgttgttgaaaagttgttgattatattggatattgagaagtctagttcttttgatttaagactagctaacatttaaattctgctcattaaccttctgtggtttcttcagaggtttttttcccagttcatgatactagggaatggaataggtctgggacttcttttattccttctttaaggtttttaaattgtatcctttgccggcagttagttttaagttttgaggaagatccccaaagttaattgggctatctcttctcttgctaaacatactactattcctatagaaaatagtatttattttccttcagatgggaaacttgtatcttatttaaggaaaattattttatttcaggtccttttcttaggcttgcaatttatttggctgatgttgcaaatgcttcaactttctggttgggtactttagtgcaacaagtatcggattatgatttgttttagcattgttaagttgatcaacatgctaataatttcatttgtgtcgtcatttttttgatattttcacaattgaggtttcttctatgtctttagctatttttagctagaagaactttttttttccaaggtaatcaattatttggttcacaattggattaaattttttccaactgttactcttGGGAAGGgagtttttgttgcttcaagattgagttctaagagtaaattttaaagcttatattagtttgttcttaataaggaacggaatcctaattcttccccaagtaacatgtttataattggaagctttcttcaacatggaatgaatttaagatatttaaaagatcaaagttagccccccaaatttgcatgtaggtgcgtttttttattccagcttagctggtaaggggcaggttttgacttttttaaatttgtttggttcaattcggtccaaacttcttagattggggtactaaATAGGTTTCAGattaaaaccgcctgtgagaagtttttttttttttctctctagcatattccagtaaaggctcacacttttatgaagtatgtttcagacctgtatgtgttgggtacttgtgaggcgcggctggttacccgttggggtctcaaggcgctgctcagacctggagttatctggggtattcataccagttccatttcaggaacagggtttggggttttgttcaaaactattcattgtcccaaagatagaaaatctttttgatttgtcatataagagttccttctttcagaatggtgtttatatggtctattctgcctttttggtcagtaagggca
This genomic stretch from Bombina bombina isolate aBomBom1 chromosome 4, aBomBom1.pri, whole genome shotgun sequence harbors:
- the GGPS1 gene encoding geranylgeranyl pyrophosphate synthase, producing MANSVTAERILLEPYKYLLQLPGKQIRTKLSQAFNHWLNVPEDKTQVIIEVTEMLHNASLLIDDIEDNSKLRRGFPVAHSIYGIPSVINSANYVYFLGLEKVLTLNHPNAVNVFTQQLLELHRGQGLDIYWRDTYTCPTEAEYKSMVLQKTGGLFGLAVGLMHLFSTYDKDLKPLLNTLGLFFQIRDDYANLNSKEYSENKSFCEDLTEGKFSFPTIHAIWSRPESTQVQNILRQRTENVDIKKYCVHYLENVGSFEYTRQTLRELEDEAYKQIESLGGNPELVSLIEQLSKMYKLE